A window of the Helianthus annuus cultivar XRQ/B chromosome 4, HanXRQr2.0-SUNRISE, whole genome shotgun sequence genome harbors these coding sequences:
- the LOC110934104 gene encoding protein FAR1-RELATED SEQUENCE 5-like, with translation MRAYRCLVALKGGHHNVNGTPVDFKNFSHQLRIFIGERDAQVFLERLRERFDNLPNFYFDYTVSNGKLSSVFWADEISKLNYKAFGDVLAFDATYSTNKYKMVFVPFAGVDHHFQCVTFGAGLISSESIESYVWLLNAFLKAHGTQPTLVLSDQDPSMLQVVPMVFTESRHRICMWHIMKKLPSKISADLLDNTDVLAYIHRLVWNVYIKPETFESRWHDLLETFGLQDHTWLNDMYNIKHLWVPAYFTELPMCCLMKTTSRCKSSNAAFKVNTTSANTLVQFMMFFENRVDSQRYRQHVSEYKTSSMVFKGNTDLAIEQHAFAIYTNVVFMQVQKEIDKGKFLCYITNQTESSNTTLLLDVTHLDKRNNITNVYQVALRCPPKRGFSLSSRYGVNAHAPSVIRNEILDLVTECVDVARTDEDSLSKLVAQLRDFKINVLSKQPLGTTQNETNECEMEEIVGQPINIPDEVANPDVVRNKGCGTHTRISRPGEKAKKKPPKRPKQLRLCKRCGLYVDDHDSRKCIKVAAMKAAKAAAEQQRQTATGASHSD, from the exons ATGAGAGCTTATAGATGTCTTGTAGCTTTAAAAGGGGGGCATCACAATGTCAACGGGACTCCGGtggattttaaaaattttagccACCAGTTGCGAATTTTTATTGGTGAACGCGACGCACAAGTTTTCCTTGAACGCTTGCGTGAGCGCTTTGACAACCTACCCAACTTCTATTTTGATTACACGGTTTCAAATGGAAAGTTGTCTTCTGTATTCTGGGCTGATGAGATTTCAAAGCTAAACTACAAAGCTTTTGGCGATGTCCTCGCCTTCGACGCGACATACAGTACTAACAA GTACAAGATGGTTTTTGTGCCATTCGCGGGTGTGGATCATCATTTCCAATGTGTTACATTTGGTGCGGGTTTGATATCATCCGAGTCCATTGAATCTTATGTGTGGTTGCTTAACGCTTTCTTGAAGGCACACGGTACTCAACCAACTCTCGTGTTGAGTGATCAAGACCCATCTATGCTTCAAGTTGTTCCTATGGTCTTTACCGAATCACGCCACAGGATATGCATGTGGCATATAATGAAAAAACTACCCTCCAAG ATCTCTGCGGACCTTCTTGATAACACTGATGTTCTGGCCTACATTCACCGGTTGGTTTGGAATGTTTATATCAAACCAGAAACGTTTGAGTCCCGCTGGCATGACCTCCTAGAAACATTTGGCCTACAAGACCACACTTGGTTGAACGACATgtacaacatcaaacatctttgGGTACCAGCCTACTTCACAGAACTGCCAATGtgttgcttgatgaagaccaCTTCACGCTGCAAAAGCTCGAACGCTGCCTTCAAGGTCAACACAACAAGCGCAAACACCCTTGTACAATTTATGATGTTCTTTGAAAATAGGGTAGACAGCCAACGCTATCGGCAACACGTATCGGAGTACAAAACCTCATCCATGGTTTTCAAGGGCAATACTGATTTAGCGATAGAACAGCACGCGTTCGCCATTTACACAAACGTTGTTTTCATGCAAGTTCAAAAGGAGATAGATAAAGGGAAGTTTTTATGCTACATCACAAACCAAACCGAGTCCAGCAATACCACTCTTTTGCTAGACGTCACTCATTTGGACAAAAGGAACAACATCACAAACGTCTACCag GTGGCGCTGAGATGCCCTCCCAAAAGAGGTTTTTCACTTTCCAGCCGATACGGCGTCAACGCACACGCACCGTCCGTTATACGGAATGAAATCCTCGACCTCGTTACTGAATGTGTTGATGTGGCCAGAACCGATGAGGATTCATTGTCAAAATTGGTTGCCCAACTCCGGGATTTCAAGATCAATGTGCTTTCCAAGCAACCATTGGGTACAACTCAAAATGAAACAAACGAGTGTGAAATGGAAGAAATAGTTGGGCAACCAATCAACATTCCAGACGAAGTTGCTAATCCAGATGTTGTACGCAATAAGGGATGTGGTACACATACTCGCATTTCCAGACCTGGTGAGAAGGCAAAGAAAAAACCACCAAAACGTCCAAAGCAACTTCGTCTATGCAAGCGTTGTGGCCTGTATGTCGACGACCACGACTCACGAAAGTGCATTAAGGTGGCCGCAATGAAAGCAGCAAAGGCAGCTGCTGAACAACAAAGGCAGACCGCCACCGGTGCCTCCCATTCTGATTAA